In a genomic window of Mesoplasma tabanidae:
- the purB gene encoding adenylosuccinate lyase: MIKRYSIKKIEQIWDENNKLNVWLDVEKKVTFAWMKLNVISEEEYLLINNNAKINIERMLEIEKETRHDVVAFTRAISETLGAEKKWIHLGLTSTDVVDTAQNKLIQESNNIVLTSLENLQTSLKEKAVLYKNTLTMGRSHGIYGEPTSLGLKFLLWFDEIKRQIERFSLARKQIEVAKISGSMGNYANLEFEIEEIVANEMGLGIDNISTQVTQRDRHAFLISVFANIASTLEKIATEIRLFQRSEVQEWHEGFKPNQKGSSSMPHKKNPISSENITGLSRYLRSFTNTAFENNVLWHERDISHSSNERIIFSDIFNVLVYTIDRLKDTLDDLVIDENKMLEHINSQFNVFYSQPILNYLLINCDESREEIYDFIQKCTFETMNNKIDFKESLIKNSIEKYINDISFLDDIFNINYFIRNIEKIYNRTLNE, encoded by the coding sequence ATGATAAAAAGATACTCTATTAAAAAAATTGAACAAATTTGGGATGAAAATAATAAATTAAATGTTTGGTTAGATGTAGAAAAAAAAGTTACTTTTGCTTGAATGAAATTAAATGTCATTTCAGAAGAAGAGTATTTATTAATTAATAACAATGCAAAAATAAATATTGAAAGAATGCTAGAAATAGAAAAAGAAACTCGTCATGATGTTGTGGCTTTCACAAGAGCTATTTCTGAAACATTAGGTGCTGAAAAAAAATGAATACATCTTGGCCTAACTTCTACTGATGTTGTTGATACTGCTCAAAATAAATTAATTCAAGAATCGAATAATATAGTTTTAACTTCACTTGAAAATTTACAGACATCTTTAAAAGAAAAGGCTGTGCTTTATAAAAACACTTTAACAATGGGTAGATCACATGGTATTTATGGAGAACCAACTTCATTAGGGTTAAAATTTTTATTATGATTTGATGAAATTAAAAGACAAATTGAAAGGTTTTCATTAGCGAGAAAGCAAATTGAAGTTGCTAAAATATCAGGTTCAATGGGTAATTATGCTAACCTAGAATTTGAAATTGAAGAAATAGTTGCCAATGAAATGGGTTTAGGAATAGATAATATTTCAACACAAGTTACTCAAAGAGATAGACATGCATTTTTAATTAGTGTTTTTGCAAACATAGCTTCTACTCTTGAAAAAATAGCTACTGAAATAAGACTATTTCAAAGAAGCGAAGTTCAAGAATGACATGAGGGTTTTAAACCTAATCAAAAGGGTTCTAGTTCAATGCCACACAAAAAAAATCCAATAAGTTCAGAAAATATAACAGGACTTTCAAGATACTTAAGATCATTTACAAATACTGCATTTGAAAATAATGTTTTATGACATGAGAGAGACATATCACATAGTTCAAATGAAAGAATAATTTTTAGTGATATATTTAATGTTCTAGTATATACAATAGATAGATTAAAAGATACACTTGATGATTTAGTAATTGATGAAAACAAAATGTTAGAACACATCAATTCACAATTTAATGTTTTTTACAGTCAACCAATTTTAAATTATTTACTTATAAATTGTGATGAATCAAGAGAAGAAATTTATGATTTTATTCAGAAATGCACTTTTGAAACAATGAATAATAAAATTGATTTTAAAGAATCGTTGATTAAAAATAGTATAGAAAAATATATTAATGATATAAGCTTTCTAGATGATATTTTTAATATTAATTATTTTATTAGAAATATTGAAAAGATATATAATAGAACATTAAATGAATAA
- the pth gene encoding aminoacyl-tRNA hydrolase: protein MKLIVGLGNYGSQYENTRHNAGWIVLDQLIKRYGFTQQKNEHNSVIFFSTINNEKVLFVKPQTYMNNSGIAIQAIMHYYKIDIEDLIILHDEKDFPVGKNQFKMNGSAAGHNGIKSVIQHLGTQNFNRYRIGIGEPEQGWKIIDWVLSKFRSEELNNIISTSKNISNFVNDWTKDVTFQNIMNLYN from the coding sequence ATGAAATTAATAGTAGGATTAGGAAATTATGGTTCTCAATATGAAAATACAAGACATAATGCTGGTTGAATAGTATTAGACCAACTTATTAAAAGGTATGGCTTTACACAACAAAAAAATGAACATAATTCAGTAATTTTCTTTTCAACTATTAATAATGAAAAAGTGTTATTTGTGAAGCCTCAAACTTATATGAATAATTCAGGAATTGCAATTCAAGCTATCATGCATTATTACAAAATTGATATTGAAGATTTAATTATATTACATGATGAAAAAGATTTCCCTGTTGGTAAAAATCAATTTAAAATGAATGGTTCTGCAGCAGGACATAATGGAATAAAATCAGTAATTCAACATTTAGGAACTCAGAATTTTAATAGATATAGAATTGGAATTGGTGAACCTGAGCAAGGTTGAAAAATAATAGATTGAGTTTTATCAAAATTTCGATCTGAGGAATTGAATAACATTATTTCAACATCAAAAAATATTTCAAACTTTGTTAATGATTGGACTAAAGACGTAACTTTTCAAAATATAATGAATTTATACAACTAA
- a CDS encoding M17 family metallopeptidase translates to MITLNKQNHDIKLVAVGDNKTNEFIKDSAGAVTFISEDKTIYLVIKQKGCRVKQIKAGIKSALANYKNNLNVDLDSFINQLGEENKDLVFNTVYETLSFWSHDVISYKKDSKPTKTEFNIETSKDFSELESAAVIKTEFVNYARDLQDTPPNIGTSEYYAEKISKDAEKIEGLKVTVLGRKEAEKLGMGLFLGVNAGSAHEPRIVVMEYCGDSTKPKTGLVGKGICFDSGGYNLKPSASMQGMKFDMSGAAIMLSATMALAKAKAKANIVAVAMFTDNKIGQNATLPESVLTSMNGLTVEINNTDAEGRLVLADGMTYAIREKGVDQIIEASTLTGALVIALGSSAIGVFTHQDELWNTFETASFQTRERMWRLPIFEEHLERVKSGAVLGDLSNAVKGYEGSSTAAAFLNEFAEEKPFIHFDIAGTADIDGRGQGVLVKTLFEVLK, encoded by the coding sequence ATGATTACATTAAACAAACAAAATCACGATATTAAATTAGTTGCAGTTGGTGACAATAAAACTAATGAATTTATCAAAGACAGTGCGGGAGCAGTTACATTTATTTCAGAAGATAAAACAATTTATTTAGTTATTAAGCAAAAAGGATGTAGAGTAAAACAAATTAAAGCAGGAATAAAATCAGCTTTAGCAAACTACAAAAATAACTTGAATGTTGATTTAGATTCATTTATTAATCAATTGGGAGAAGAAAACAAAGATTTAGTTTTTAATACAGTTTATGAAACACTTTCTTTTTGATCACATGATGTTATTTCATACAAAAAAGATTCAAAACCAACTAAAACTGAGTTTAACATTGAAACATCAAAAGATTTTTCTGAATTAGAATCTGCTGCAGTTATTAAAACAGAATTTGTTAACTATGCTAGAGATTTACAAGATACACCTCCAAATATTGGAACTAGTGAATATTATGCAGAGAAAATATCAAAAGATGCAGAAAAAATTGAAGGATTAAAAGTTACTGTTTTAGGTAGAAAAGAAGCTGAAAAACTTGGAATGGGATTATTCTTAGGTGTTAATGCTGGATCAGCGCATGAACCAAGAATTGTTGTAATGGAGTATTGTGGAGATTCTACTAAACCTAAAACTGGATTAGTTGGAAAAGGGATTTGTTTTGATTCTGGGGGATATAACTTGAAACCTTCAGCATCAATGCAAGGAATGAAATTTGATATGTCAGGGGCAGCAATTATGTTATCAGCAACTATGGCATTAGCAAAAGCAAAAGCAAAAGCAAATATAGTTGCAGTAGCAATGTTTACTGATAACAAAATTGGACAAAATGCAACTTTACCAGAATCAGTTTTAACTTCAATGAACGGTTTAACTGTTGAAATTAATAACACTGATGCTGAAGGAAGATTAGTTTTAGCTGACGGAATGACATACGCTATTAGAGAAAAAGGTGTAGACCAAATTATTGAAGCTTCAACTTTAACTGGAGCATTAGTAATCGCTTTAGGAAGTTCAGCTATTGGTGTATTTACTCATCAAGATGAATTATGAAATACTTTCGAAACAGCTTCATTCCAAACTAGAGAAAGAATGTGAAGATTACCAATCTTTGAAGAACATTTAGAAAGAGTTAAATCTGGAGCAGTTTTAGGTGATTTATCAAATGCTGTTAAAGGATACGAAGGAAGTTCAACAGCTGCAGCATTCTTAAATGAATTTGCTGAAGAAAAACCGTTTATTCACTTTGATATTGCTGGAACAGCTGATATTGATGGACGTGGACAAGGTGTTTTAGTTAAAACATTATTTGAAGTTTTAAAATAG
- a CDS encoding adenylosuccinate synthetase, translated as MIKRYSIKKIEQICEVEITGFSVGPDRLQTVITKEIM; from the coding sequence ATGATAAAAAGATACTCTATTAAAAAAATTGAACAAATTTGTGAAGTTGAAATCACTGGATTTTCTGTAGGCCCAGATAGATTACAAACTGTTATAACAAAAGAAATTATGTAG
- a CDS encoding M17 family metallopeptidase — translation MITINNKNLEYKIVGVSNNEINKNICTKPGSVTFISETKTYYLVIKKDLMSSLRQLKLGLSSFVKNIKGDTNIDFQSIVELLEGVKKEIVFNVICDVVLFETHNFISYKKDLKHKDYKINIECSNNMSALLKENILKNKYVNYARDLQDFPPNIGTSDFYGNKLLNDASKIEGLEVSILKNKKLRELDMNLVLAVNQGSNHEANVVVMEYNNNPNDKKIALVGKGICFDTGGYDLKPSAFIEGMKFDMTGAAIVMSIAMALAEAKAKINFVAVGLFTDNKIGQKAVLPESIIKSMNGLTVEINNTDAEGRLVLADGITYAIREKQADVVYDIATLTGATAMALGESASGVFTEFDEMWKQLHKAAAYTTERFWRLPIFDEHKEQVQNDSILADLTNSCNKGPGGSTAAAFLTFFAENKKFLHIDCSRVVRVGLKGQGYIVKTMFELLKNN, via the coding sequence ATGATAACAATAAATAATAAAAATTTAGAATATAAAATAGTCGGTGTTTCAAATAATGAGATTAATAAAAACATATGTACTAAACCAGGATCAGTAACTTTCATTAGTGAAACTAAAACTTATTATTTAGTAATAAAAAAAGATTTAATGTCATCGTTAAGACAATTAAAATTAGGGTTGTCCAGTTTTGTAAAAAATATTAAAGGTGATACTAATATAGACTTTCAAAGTATTGTCGAATTACTTGAAGGTGTAAAAAAAGAAATAGTGTTTAATGTAATTTGTGATGTTGTATTATTTGAAACACACAATTTTATAAGCTATAAAAAAGATTTAAAACATAAGGATTATAAAATTAATATAGAATGTTCTAATAATATGTCAGCTTTATTGAAAGAAAACATATTAAAAAATAAATATGTAAACTATGCTAGAGATTTACAAGATTTTCCTCCTAACATAGGAACAAGTGATTTTTATGGAAATAAACTCTTAAACGATGCTTCAAAAATTGAGGGTTTAGAAGTTAGTATCCTAAAAAATAAAAAATTAAGAGAATTAGATATGAATCTTGTTTTAGCTGTTAATCAAGGTTCTAATCATGAAGCTAATGTTGTTGTAATGGAATATAATAATAATCCGAATGATAAAAAAATTGCACTTGTAGGAAAAGGAATTTGCTTTGATACAGGTGGATATGATTTAAAACCTTCAGCGTTTATAGAAGGTATGAAATTTGATATGACAGGAGCAGCAATTGTTATGTCAATAGCAATGGCACTAGCAGAAGCAAAGGCAAAAATTAATTTTGTTGCAGTTGGTTTATTTACAGATAATAAAATTGGACAAAAGGCAGTTTTGCCAGAATCAATAATAAAGTCAATGAATGGTTTAACTGTTGAAATTAATAATACTGACGCTGAAGGAAGATTAGTTTTAGCTGATGGTATAACATATGCTATTAGAGAAAAACAAGCTGATGTAGTATATGATATAGCGACTTTAACTGGTGCTACAGCAATGGCACTTGGAGAATCCGCATCAGGAGTATTCACAGAATTTGATGAAATGTGAAAGCAGCTACATAAAGCAGCTGCTTACACAACAGAAAGATTTTGAAGATTGCCTATTTTTGATGAACATAAAGAGCAAGTACAAAATGATTCAATTCTTGCTGATTTAACTAATTCTTGTAATAAAGGGCCTGGTGGTTCAACTGCAGCAGCATTCTTAACATTTTTTGCAGAAAATAAAAAATTTCTTCACATTGATTGTTCAAGAGTTGTAAGAGTAGGATTAAAAGGACAAGGATACATTGTTAAAACAATGTTTGAATTGCTAAAAAATAATTAA
- a CDS encoding ribose-phosphate diphosphokinase — translation MLSNKENVHIFGLTQGVELAQEICNILGVKRKEVKTLKFADGEILIESLDSVRGKEIFVIQSTSTPVNESIMELLIAIDAFKRGSAEKINVVIPYYGYARQDRKAKGRQPITSKLVADLLTKAGADRVMTIDIHSPQSMGFFDVPMDNFYTAQTLATEIIDTIEIKEWDPANCILVSPDYGGMTRVHKVESYTGGVTNGIAVIGKRRPEPNKAEVEFVLGDIKDKHCFIIDDMIDTGGTIINAAKALKEQGAKDVHIFACHGLFNGPAKERMEAAIKENIVQEVVVTNTIQIADEKKFKGLKIISVAPLLAEMIDSSISHESLTEVYNNKKQIIWDRAQCIVNKFKK, via the coding sequence ATGCTTTCAAACAAGGAAAATGTACATATATTTGGTTTAACTCAAGGTGTTGAGTTAGCACAAGAAATTTGCAATATATTAGGAGTAAAAAGAAAAGAAGTCAAAACCTTAAAATTTGCTGATGGTGAAATTTTGATTGAATCATTGGACTCAGTAAGGGGAAAAGAGATTTTTGTAATTCAATCTACTTCTACACCTGTTAATGAAAGTATCATGGAATTATTAATTGCTATTGATGCTTTCAAAAGAGGAAGTGCTGAAAAAATTAATGTTGTAATTCCATATTATGGTTATGCAAGACAAGATCGTAAAGCAAAAGGAAGACAACCAATTACTTCAAAATTAGTAGCTGATTTATTAACTAAAGCTGGTGCTGATAGAGTTATGACAATTGATATTCACTCTCCGCAATCAATGGGATTTTTTGATGTACCAATGGATAATTTCTATACAGCTCAAACATTGGCAACTGAAATTATTGACACTATTGAAATAAAAGAATGAGATCCTGCTAACTGTATTTTAGTGTCTCCAGACTATGGTGGAATGACTAGAGTTCATAAAGTTGAATCTTATACAGGCGGAGTAACTAATGGAATTGCTGTTATAGGTAAAAGAAGACCAGAACCAAATAAAGCTGAAGTTGAATTTGTCCTTGGGGATATTAAAGATAAACATTGTTTTATAATTGATGACATGATTGATACAGGTGGAACAATCATTAATGCAGCCAAGGCATTAAAAGAACAAGGTGCTAAAGATGTTCATATTTTTGCATGTCATGGATTATTTAATGGTCCGGCAAAAGAAAGAATGGAAGCAGCAATTAAAGAAAATATTGTTCAAGAAGTTGTAGTTACAAATACAATTCAAATAGCTGATGAAAAAAAATTCAAAGGATTAAAAATTATTTCAGTGGCACCTTTATTAGCAGAAATGATTGATTCATCAATCAGCCATGAATCATTAACTGAAGTTTATAATAATAAGAAACAAATAATTTGAGACAGAGCTCAATGCATTGTTAATAAATTTAAAAAATAA
- a CDS encoding adenylosuccinate synthase, giving the protein MRKVNSLVVVGSQWGDEGKGKMTDYFAQKADVVVRFAGGDNAGHVINFNGQKHKVTIIPSGIFNTNVTSVIGNGCVVNLINLVKELETIKNSGVELGKLLISDRAQLILPYHILIDGAQEEARGARKIGTTKRGIGPTYQDKSARLGIRIADLEEKDFKETFKEIFDYQMMFLNKMFNVESISFEQTYSDLMKAYNVIKNSITDTGIYVEQAIKDGKKVLFEGAQGALLDIDHGTYPYVTSSNTSANNASTGTGISHKLINNTLGVVKAYSTRVGAGAFPTELLNEVGDGIRERGHEYGSNTKRPRRVGWLDLVALKHAIRTSGIDYLFITLLDVLSGVDQLQICDKYILEGKEINYIPATSSKHEKCEASYITMPGWNEDITQVKKFEDLPKNAKNYLNKIAEICEVEITGFSVGPDRLQTVITKEIM; this is encoded by the coding sequence ATGAGAAAAGTAAATTCATTAGTTGTTGTTGGTAGTCAATGGGGAGACGAAGGAAAGGGCAAAATGACTGACTATTTTGCTCAAAAAGCAGATGTAGTTGTTAGATTTGCTGGAGGTGACAATGCAGGTCATGTTATTAATTTTAATGGCCAAAAGCATAAAGTTACAATTATTCCGTCAGGAATATTTAATACCAATGTTACAAGTGTTATTGGTAATGGATGTGTTGTTAATTTAATAAATTTAGTTAAAGAATTAGAGACAATTAAAAATAGCGGTGTTGAATTAGGAAAACTTTTAATTTCAGATAGAGCACAATTAATTCTTCCATACCATATATTGATTGATGGCGCACAAGAAGAAGCTAGAGGCGCTAGAAAAATTGGTACAACTAAAAGAGGGATTGGTCCAACTTATCAAGACAAATCAGCAAGATTAGGAATTAGAATTGCAGATCTTGAAGAAAAAGATTTTAAAGAAACATTTAAAGAAATTTTTGATTATCAAATGATGTTTTTAAATAAAATGTTTAACGTTGAATCAATTAGTTTTGAACAAACTTATTCAGATTTAATGAAAGCATACAATGTAATTAAGAATTCAATTACAGATACAGGTATTTACGTAGAGCAAGCAATCAAAGATGGAAAAAAAGTTTTATTTGAAGGTGCTCAAGGTGCGCTTTTAGATATTGATCATGGAACATATCCATACGTAACAAGTTCAAATACATCAGCTAATAATGCATCTACTGGTACAGGGATATCTCATAAATTAATTAATAACACACTTGGAGTTGTTAAAGCATATTCAACAAGAGTTGGCGCAGGAGCTTTTCCAACAGAACTATTAAATGAAGTCGGAGATGGAATCAGAGAACGCGGTCATGAGTATGGTTCAAATACAAAGAGACCAAGACGTGTTGGTTGATTAGATTTAGTAGCCTTAAAACACGCAATTAGAACATCAGGAATTGACTATTTATTTATAACACTTTTAGATGTATTGTCAGGAGTGGATCAATTGCAAATTTGCGATAAATATATTTTAGAGGGAAAAGAAATTAACTATATCCCTGCAACAAGTTCAAAGCATGAAAAATGTGAAGCAAGTTATATTACAATGCCAGGATGAAATGAAGATATAACTCAAGTTAAAAAATTTGAAGATTTACCAAAAAATGCAAAAAATTATTTAAATAAAATTGCTGAAATTTGTGAAGTTGAAATCACTGGATTTTCTGTAGGCCCAGATAGATTACAAACTGTTATAACAAAAGAAATTATGTAG